In Aegilops tauschii subsp. strangulata cultivar AL8/78 chromosome 3, Aet v6.0, whole genome shotgun sequence, one genomic interval encodes:
- the LOC109740143 gene encoding uncharacterized protein, which yields MDSGDEFFFHHFLCSSDDSSSDDEDLVVAALVVHDHIQRQLPRYRGSVPGRAPNLNRNRERGYALLCADYFANTPLFKPDKFRHRFLMARHVFNRIREGVVAHDPYFECKTDALGKLGFSSYQKCTTAICMLAYGIPGDLVDEYAVIEVFGPEYLRQPIAADTERLLATNAARGFPGMLGSIDCSHNDINVLQCSPVFARLAEGHSPPVNSEINGHQYNKGYYLADGIYPQWSTFVKTISKPQGEKRKRFAQMQESVRKDVERAFGVLQSRWGIVRNSALSWDERKLWEVMNACVIMHNMIVEDERDESIFDQGFDYQGENIEPLHQDSATFEQFAQFHREMRDWHTHLNLQNDLVEHVWAHIGNQ from the exons ATGGACAGTGGAGACGAGTTTTTCTTCCATCACTTCCTTTGTTCATCGGACGATTCATCGTCGGATGATGAAGATCTTGTGGTGGCTGCACTGGTCGTTCACGACCACATTCAACGGCAGCTTCCTCGGTACAGGGGGTCAGTCCCTGGCCGTGCTCCCAACCTGAACCGCAACAGGGAGAGAGGCTACGCCCTGCTCTGTGCCGATTACTTTGCCAACACCCCGCTCTTCAAGCCGGATAAATTCCGTCACCGTTTTCTAATGGCAAGGCATGTGTTCAATCGTATCCGAGAGGGAGTGGTTGCTCATGACCCATACTTCGAGTGCAAGACGGATGCCCTTGGCAAGCTTGGATTCTCCTCTTACCAGAAATGCACCACGGCCATCTGCATGCTTGCATATGGAATTCCAGGCGATCTGGTGGATGAGTAT GCTGTGATCGAGGTGTTTGGCCCAGAGTACTTGAGGCAGCCAATTGCCGCTGATACAGAGAGATTGTTGGCGACCAACGCAGCTAGAGGCTTTCCAGgcatgcttggcagcatagatt GttctcacaatgatatcaacgtgctgcaGTGTTCTCCAGTCTTCGCGAGGCTTGCAGAAGGCCACTCCCCACCTGTCAACTCTGAGATCAACGGCCATCAGTACAACAAGGGATACTATCTAGCAGATGGTATATATCCTCAGTGGTCAACTTTTGTGAAGACAATCTCGAAACCCCAAGGTGAGAAGAGAAAGAGATTTGCCCAAATGCAAGAGAGTGTTAGAAAGGATGTGGAACGTGCTTTTGGTGTGCTTCAATCCCGGTGGGGTATCGTTCGAAACTCTGCACTGTCATGGGATGAAAGAAAGCTTTGGGAGGTGATGaatgcttgtgtgatcatgcacaacatgatcgtcgaGGACGAGCGTGATGAGAGTATCTTCGACCAAGGATTTGATTATCAAGGTGAAAATATTGAGCCCCTGCACCAAGACTCGGCCACATTTGAACAGTTTGCCCAATTCCACCGTGAGATGCGTGATTGGCACACTCATTTGAATCTTCAAAATGACTTGGTTGAGCACGTGTGGGCTCacattggcaaccaatag